From a single Mycolicibacterium mengxianglii genomic region:
- a CDS encoding ferredoxin — protein MRVEVDRDRCEGNAVCVGIAPDLFDLDDEDYAVMKVDEIPTDQEDLAEQSVAECPRAALIRRD, from the coding sequence ATGCGAGTTGAAGTTGACCGCGATCGTTGTGAAGGTAACGCCGTGTGCGTGGGAATCGCGCCGGATCTGTTCGACCTGGACGACGAGGACTACGCCGTCATGAAGGTTGACGAGATCCCCACCGACCAGGAGGACCTGGCCGAACAATCGGTTGCGGAATGCCCCCGCGCCGCACTGATCCGCAGAGACTAG
- a CDS encoding acyl-CoA dehydrogenase family protein: protein MRIGYTPEQEELRRELRSYFSKLMTPERAEALASNDGEMGRGNIYRETVAQMGKDGWLTLSWPTEYGGQARTPMESLIFNDEASIANVPVPFLTINSVAPTIMHFGSEEQKKFFLPRIASGDLHFSIGYSEPGAGTDLAALRTTAVRDGDDYVINGQKMWTSLIAYADYVWLAVRTNPDAKKHRGISMLIVPTTAEGFSWTPVHTMSGVDTSATYYQDVRVPTSNLVGEENAGWKLVTNQLNHERVALVSAQPIYAALNGVREWAQNTKDVHGRRLIDAEWVQLNLARVHAKAEVLKLINWELASASDAAPSPADASAAKVYGTELATEAYRLLMEVLGTSATLRPGSPGALLRGRIERMHRSALILTFGGGTNEIQRDIIGMVALGLPRVNR from the coding sequence ATGCGGATCGGCTACACCCCCGAGCAAGAGGAATTGCGCCGCGAACTTCGGTCGTACTTCTCCAAACTCATGACCCCGGAACGGGCCGAGGCGCTGGCATCCAATGACGGCGAGATGGGGCGGGGCAACATCTACCGTGAAACCGTCGCCCAGATGGGCAAGGACGGCTGGCTCACCCTGTCGTGGCCCACCGAGTACGGCGGCCAGGCGCGCACCCCGATGGAGAGCCTGATCTTCAACGACGAGGCCTCGATCGCCAACGTCCCGGTGCCGTTCCTGACCATCAACAGTGTTGCGCCGACGATCATGCACTTCGGATCGGAAGAGCAGAAGAAGTTCTTCCTGCCGCGCATTGCTTCCGGAGATCTGCACTTCTCGATCGGGTACTCGGAGCCGGGCGCGGGCACCGATCTGGCGGCTCTGCGCACAACCGCCGTCCGCGACGGCGACGACTACGTGATCAACGGTCAGAAGATGTGGACGAGCCTGATCGCCTACGCCGACTATGTGTGGCTGGCCGTACGCACCAACCCCGACGCCAAGAAACACCGCGGCATCTCGATGCTGATCGTGCCGACCACCGCCGAGGGTTTCTCCTGGACTCCGGTGCACACGATGTCCGGCGTGGACACCAGCGCCACCTACTACCAGGACGTGCGGGTGCCCACCTCCAATTTGGTGGGTGAGGAGAACGCCGGCTGGAAACTGGTGACCAACCAGCTCAACCACGAACGCGTCGCCCTGGTATCGGCACAACCGATTTACGCTGCGCTCAACGGAGTTCGGGAGTGGGCGCAGAACACCAAAGATGTGCACGGCCGGCGGCTGATCGACGCGGAGTGGGTGCAGCTCAACCTGGCTCGGGTGCACGCCAAGGCCGAAGTGCTCAAGCTCATCAACTGGGAGTTGGCCTCGGCCTCTGATGCTGCGCCCTCACCAGCTGACGCGTCAGCGGCCAAGGTGTACGGCACCGAGTTGGCCACCGAGGCATACCGACTGCTGATGGAGGTGCTCGGAACCTCGGCCACACTGCGTCCCGGCAGTCCCGGCGCGTTGCTGCGGGGTCGGATCGAGCGGATGCACCGGTCGGCACTGATCCTCACATTCGGTGGCGGCACCAACGAGATCCAGCGCGACATCATCGGCATGGTGGCCCTCGGCCTGCCCCGAGTGAACCGCTAA
- a CDS encoding acyl-CoA dehydrogenase family protein yields MDFSTTEAADDLGGLVRTITESVCTPEHQRELDSLEQRFDTALWQKLIDADILSTAAPEALGGGGFGVLEQTAVLVALGRQIAAAPYLESVVLAAGALAKFGSEDLAQQWAAPAVQGGKILTIALDGDMGEGPVQATPDGDGYRLTGTRTQVGYGPVADAFLVPAETGSGTAVFLVTATDPGVSVAALDTTGHGSVGHLELHGVAVGADRLVGSDGQALLDWLTTHALLGRSAFQLGVLERALELTAQYAREREQFDRPIGSFQAVSARLADGYIDIKGLRLTLTQAAWRLSEDIPADIDVRSAAFWAAEAGHRVAHTTVHVHGGVGIDMDHPVHRYFLAAKQTEFALGSATGALLAIGRELADTPA; encoded by the coding sequence ATGGACTTTTCTACGACGGAAGCCGCTGACGATCTCGGTGGTCTGGTCCGCACCATCACCGAATCGGTCTGCACCCCTGAGCATCAACGCGAGCTCGACAGCCTGGAGCAACGGTTCGACACCGCACTCTGGCAGAAGCTGATCGACGCCGACATCCTGTCGACCGCAGCACCGGAAGCGCTGGGTGGCGGCGGATTCGGTGTGCTGGAACAGACTGCAGTCCTGGTGGCGCTGGGGCGCCAGATCGCCGCAGCGCCCTATCTGGAATCGGTGGTACTGGCCGCCGGCGCACTGGCGAAGTTCGGTTCCGAGGATCTCGCCCAGCAGTGGGCGGCCCCGGCCGTACAGGGCGGCAAGATCCTCACGATCGCGCTCGACGGCGATATGGGCGAGGGTCCGGTACAGGCGACGCCGGATGGCGACGGGTACCGGCTCACCGGGACTCGCACCCAGGTCGGTTACGGTCCGGTTGCCGACGCTTTCCTGGTTCCCGCCGAAACCGGTTCCGGCACAGCCGTGTTCCTGGTCACCGCCACCGACCCGGGCGTGTCGGTGGCTGCGCTGGACACGACCGGCCACGGCAGTGTCGGCCATCTGGAACTGCACGGCGTGGCGGTGGGCGCCGACCGCCTGGTGGGGTCCGACGGGCAGGCGCTGCTCGACTGGCTGACCACCCACGCCCTGCTGGGTCGCAGCGCATTCCAGTTGGGTGTACTCGAACGGGCGCTGGAGCTGACGGCCCAGTATGCCCGCGAGCGTGAGCAATTCGACCGGCCGATCGGCAGCTTCCAGGCCGTGTCCGCGCGGCTTGCAGACGGCTACATCGACATCAAAGGATTGCGGCTGACGTTGACGCAGGCGGCGTGGCGGCTGTCAGAGGACATTCCTGCCGACATCGATGTGCGGTCTGCGGCGTTCTGGGCCGCCGAGGCCGGGCACCGGGTGGCGCACACCACGGTGCACGTGCACGGCGGCGTCGGTATCGACATGGACCATCCGGTCCACCGGTATTTCCTGGCCGCCAAACAGACCGAGTTCGCTCTCGGCAGCGCCACCGGCGCGCTGCTGGCCATCGGCCGCGAACTGGCCGACACCCCCGCCTGA
- the fadD17 gene encoding long-chain-fatty-acid--CoA ligase FadD17 codes for MTQPTVTGLLAALSEVDDRGVFSVEDTSGEVATAFVSWRDHIQQGADLAAALRARLDPDKPPHVGVLLGNTPFFCTVLVAAAVGGLVPVGLNPTRRGAALQRDIDHADCQLVLADRDSMQPGIDSIDVDSASWAEELASHRGAPVIFPDVDPAALFMLIFTSGTSGNPKAVRCTHAKVAFPGAMLAQRFSLGPADTCYLSMPLFHSNAIMAGWGPAVAAGASIALRRKFSASQFFPDVRRFGATYANYVGKPLSYILATEARPDDADNPLRVAYGNEGATRDLDRFARRFGIQVVDGFGSSEGGVAIARTPDTPEGALGPLANGVAIVDVETGAPCPPGVVGELVNLSGAGQFMGYYHDPEAEAERMAGGIYHSGDLAYADEHGFAYFAGRLGDWMRVDGENLGTAPIERILLRYPGVTEVAVYPIPDPAVGDQVMAALVLAPGTPFDAEAFSVFLSEQSDLGPKQWPAYVRVAAALPRTETFKILKRLLAAEGTACPDEVYTITRPGRRTPV; via the coding sequence ATGACTCAGCCGACCGTCACCGGACTGCTGGCTGCGCTGTCGGAGGTCGACGACCGCGGCGTGTTCTCGGTCGAGGACACCTCCGGCGAGGTGGCCACCGCGTTCGTCAGCTGGCGCGACCATATCCAGCAGGGCGCGGACCTGGCCGCGGCACTGCGCGCCCGCCTGGATCCGGACAAACCGCCGCATGTGGGTGTGCTGCTGGGCAATACGCCGTTCTTCTGCACGGTACTGGTCGCGGCCGCGGTCGGCGGGCTGGTCCCGGTGGGGCTCAACCCGACCCGGCGCGGCGCGGCGCTCCAGCGCGACATCGACCATGCCGACTGTCAGTTGGTGCTGGCCGACCGCGACAGCATGCAGCCCGGTATCGACTCCATTGATGTCGACTCTGCTTCCTGGGCAGAAGAACTGGCGTCGCACCGCGGCGCGCCCGTCATCTTTCCCGATGTCGACCCCGCGGCCCTGTTCATGTTGATCTTCACCTCGGGCACCAGCGGTAACCCCAAGGCCGTGCGGTGCACCCACGCCAAGGTCGCCTTTCCCGGGGCGATGCTGGCGCAGCGGTTCTCCCTCGGCCCGGCCGACACCTGTTATCTGTCGATGCCGCTGTTCCACTCCAATGCGATCATGGCCGGCTGGGGTCCGGCAGTGGCCGCCGGCGCCTCGATTGCATTGCGGCGCAAGTTCTCCGCCTCGCAGTTCTTTCCGGACGTGCGCCGCTTCGGCGCCACCTACGCCAACTACGTGGGCAAACCGCTGTCCTACATTCTGGCGACCGAGGCGCGCCCCGATGATGCCGACAATCCACTGCGGGTCGCCTACGGCAATGAGGGGGCGACCCGCGACCTGGATCGCTTTGCCCGGCGATTCGGCATCCAGGTGGTCGACGGGTTCGGATCCAGCGAGGGTGGGGTGGCCATCGCGCGGACCCCGGACACCCCGGAGGGCGCACTGGGTCCGCTGGCCAACGGGGTGGCGATCGTCGATGTCGAGACCGGCGCACCATGTCCACCCGGCGTTGTCGGCGAGCTGGTGAACCTCAGCGGCGCTGGGCAATTCATGGGCTACTACCACGACCCGGAGGCCGAGGCCGAGCGGATGGCCGGCGGTATCTACCACAGCGGTGACCTCGCCTACGCCGACGAGCACGGCTTCGCATACTTTGCCGGCCGCCTGGGCGATTGGATGCGCGTCGACGGCGAGAACCTGGGCACCGCACCGATCGAGCGCATTCTGCTGCGCTACCCGGGCGTCACCGAGGTTGCGGTGTACCCGATACCCGACCCGGCCGTCGGAGACCAGGTGATGGCTGCGCTGGTATTGGCACCCGGAACGCCCTTCGACGCTGAGGCATTCAGCGTCTTCCTCAGCGAGCAGAGCGATCTCGGACCCAAACAGTGGCCCGCCTACGTCCGGGTGGCAGCGGCACTTCCGCGGACCGAGACGTTCAAGATCCTCAAACGCCTGCTCGCAGCCGAGGGCACCGCCTGCCCCGACGAGGTGTACACGATCACCCGGCCGGGCCGCAGGACCCCGGTCTGA
- a CDS encoding AMP-binding protein, producing the protein MADTIAAMLLDRAGDTHLGLRTRERDWTWGEVVDESAAREAWATALREQFPDSPFHIGVLLANVPDFVFWLGGAALSGATIVGLNPTRGAADLAADIRHADCQLIVTDTAHSGRLRELDTGLGTDRVLVIDDPEYALLLDAHRVEPAVAPEVEPSSLFLLLFTSGTTGTSKAVKCSQGRLTRIAGTAVGKFGHERSDVEYCCMPLFHGNALMALWAPALAVGATVCLTPAFSASAFLPDVRWFGATFFTYVGKALAYLMATPEDPADADNPLLRGFGTEASPDDQSEFRRRFGAELFEGYGSSEGGNAATPDPDAPPGALGRPAHSGIAIVDPVSLRDCVPAILDAHGSVLNPDEAVGEIVDKRGAGDFEGYYRNDAADAERLRNGWYWTGDLGYVDQDGFLYFAGRRGDWIRVDGENTSALSIERVLRRHPDVIAAAVYGVPDPRSGDQVMAALEVAEPRAFDMTKFSQYLVSADDLGSKGVPRFVRLSRRLPVTGSNKVLKRELQQLRWRAAGDDAVYHWVGRRTDHRHPDYRLLTEADRNSLDGDFDRYGRGHYR; encoded by the coding sequence ATGGCAGACACCATCGCCGCGATGCTGCTCGACCGGGCCGGCGACACCCACCTCGGCCTGCGCACCCGCGAGCGAGACTGGACCTGGGGTGAGGTGGTCGACGAATCGGCAGCGCGGGAAGCCTGGGCGACGGCACTGCGGGAACAGTTTCCCGACTCCCCCTTCCACATCGGGGTGCTGCTGGCGAACGTCCCGGATTTCGTCTTCTGGCTTGGTGGCGCAGCCCTGTCCGGTGCGACCATCGTCGGCCTGAACCCGACCCGCGGTGCCGCCGATCTGGCCGCCGACATCCGCCATGCGGATTGCCAGCTGATCGTCACCGACACTGCCCACTCGGGTCGGCTGCGCGAGTTGGACACCGGGCTGGGCACTGACCGTGTACTGGTCATCGACGACCCGGAGTACGCCCTTCTGCTCGACGCACACCGGGTGGAACCGGCCGTGGCACCCGAGGTCGAACCGTCGTCGCTGTTCCTGCTGTTGTTCACCTCGGGCACCACCGGCACGTCGAAGGCCGTCAAATGCAGCCAGGGTCGGCTGACCCGCATCGCCGGCACCGCCGTGGGCAAGTTCGGCCATGAACGATCAGATGTCGAATACTGCTGTATGCCGCTGTTTCACGGCAACGCGTTGATGGCGCTGTGGGCACCCGCGCTGGCGGTGGGCGCCACCGTCTGTCTGACACCGGCGTTCTCGGCGTCGGCGTTCCTGCCTGATGTGCGGTGGTTCGGTGCGACCTTCTTCACCTATGTCGGCAAGGCCCTGGCCTACCTGATGGCGACCCCTGAGGACCCGGCTGATGCGGACAATCCTCTCCTGCGCGGTTTCGGCACCGAGGCTTCGCCGGACGACCAGAGCGAGTTCCGCCGGCGCTTCGGTGCCGAGTTGTTCGAAGGCTACGGGTCCAGTGAGGGTGGCAATGCCGCCACCCCTGATCCGGACGCTCCGCCCGGCGCCCTGGGCCGGCCGGCACACAGCGGCATCGCCATCGTCGACCCGGTGTCGTTACGGGACTGTGTGCCAGCGATTTTGGACGCGCACGGCAGTGTCCTCAATCCCGACGAAGCCGTCGGCGAGATCGTCGACAAGCGCGGCGCCGGAGATTTCGAAGGCTACTACCGCAACGATGCCGCCGACGCCGAGCGACTGCGTAACGGTTGGTACTGGACCGGCGACCTCGGATACGTCGATCAGGATGGTTTCCTGTACTTCGCCGGGCGGCGGGGCGACTGGATCCGGGTCGACGGCGAGAACACCTCCGCGTTGTCGATCGAGCGGGTACTACGCCGACACCCCGATGTCATCGCCGCTGCCGTGTACGGCGTGCCCGATCCCCGCTCCGGCGATCAGGTGATGGCGGCACTCGAGGTGGCTGAGCCACGGGCGTTCGACATGACGAAATTCTCGCAATATCTGGTGTCTGCTGATGATCTCGGCAGCAAGGGAGTACCGCGGTTCGTCAGGTTGTCGAGACGCCTGCCCGTCACCGGTTCCAACAAGGTGCTCAAACGGGAACTGCAGCAGCTGCGGTGGCGTGCTGCGGGCGACGATGCGGTCTACCACTGGGTCGGGCGGCGGACAGACCATCGCCACCCGGATTACCGGCTGTTGACCGAAGCAGACCGAAACAGCTTGGACGGCGACTTCGACCGCTACGGTCGAGGGCACTACCGGTGA
- a CDS encoding FAD-binding protein, producing the protein MVEWHSACDVLVAGSGAGGVTGAYTAAREGLDVIMVEATEKFGGTTAYSGGGGMWFPTNPALRRAGSDDSIEDALEYYTAVVGNRTPHALQEAYVRAGAPLIEYLEHDELLKFQVLPWPDYFGKAPKARGDGMRHIAAKALRVSAAPDLADLVRGPLDCDRLGAPVPQDYFVGGRALIARLLVAARQYAHHSAHLNTALLELVVRDGTVVGAIVERDGERIAIRARRGVLLAAGGFEHNDEMRTRYHVPGSSRDTMGPWGNQGLAHLAGIAAGADTDLMEQAWWSPGLTHPDGRSAFALWFTGGIFVDDDGRRFANESQPYDRLGREVVAAVADGSVTLPYWMVYDDTEGAVPPVKATNVSMVAPDQYVSAGLWHTADTLDELAAKIGVPAQNLVATVDRFNEAVARGVDEDFGRGDEPYDRAFSGGAPPLYPITKAPFHAAAFGISDLGTKGGLRTDTAGRVLDTFGVVIPGLYAAGNTMAAPSGTTYPGGGNPIGTSMVFSHLAVLDMVKGCT; encoded by the coding sequence ATGGTCGAGTGGCACTCCGCGTGCGATGTACTGGTGGCTGGTTCCGGCGCGGGCGGCGTCACCGGTGCCTACACCGCGGCCCGCGAGGGTCTCGACGTCATCATGGTCGAGGCCACCGAGAAGTTCGGCGGCACAACGGCCTACTCCGGTGGCGGCGGGATGTGGTTCCCCACCAACCCAGCGCTGAGGCGGGCAGGTAGCGACGACAGCATCGAAGATGCGCTGGAGTACTACACCGCGGTCGTGGGAAACCGGACGCCGCACGCCCTGCAGGAGGCCTATGTGCGGGCCGGCGCGCCGTTGATCGAATACCTCGAACACGACGAGCTGCTGAAGTTCCAGGTGCTGCCATGGCCGGATTACTTCGGCAAGGCACCCAAAGCGCGAGGCGACGGCATGCGCCACATCGCCGCCAAGGCCCTGCGGGTCTCGGCGGCACCCGATCTGGCCGACCTGGTGCGCGGGCCGCTGGACTGCGACCGGTTGGGGGCGCCGGTGCCACAGGACTACTTCGTCGGCGGGCGTGCCCTGATTGCACGATTGCTCGTGGCGGCCCGGCAGTACGCGCATCATTCGGCACATCTGAACACCGCCCTGCTCGAGTTGGTGGTGCGGGACGGAACCGTCGTCGGGGCCATTGTCGAGCGAGACGGGGAGCGCATCGCGATTCGCGCGCGCCGCGGGGTACTGCTGGCCGCGGGCGGTTTCGAACACAACGACGAGATGCGCACTCGGTACCACGTACCCGGTTCGTCCCGAGACACCATGGGGCCGTGGGGCAATCAGGGTCTGGCCCACCTGGCCGGGATCGCGGCAGGTGCGGACACCGACTTGATGGAGCAGGCCTGGTGGTCACCCGGCCTCACGCACCCCGACGGACGGTCGGCGTTCGCGCTGTGGTTCACCGGCGGGATTTTTGTCGACGATGACGGCCGGCGCTTTGCCAACGAGTCGCAGCCTTACGACAGGCTGGGCCGCGAGGTCGTCGCCGCGGTCGCCGACGGCTCGGTGACGCTGCCGTACTGGATGGTCTACGACGACACCGAGGGTGCGGTTCCTCCGGTGAAGGCCACCAACGTCTCGATGGTCGCCCCCGATCAGTACGTCAGCGCCGGGCTCTGGCACACCGCCGACACCCTCGACGAACTCGCCGCGAAGATCGGGGTGCCTGCGCAGAACCTGGTGGCGACTGTCGACCGGTTCAACGAGGCCGTCGCCCGTGGTGTGGACGAGGACTTCGGTCGCGGTGACGAGCCCTATGACCGCGCGTTCTCCGGTGGCGCTCCCCCGCTGTACCCGATCACCAAGGCGCCGTTCCACGCCGCGGCGTTCGGAATCTCAGACCTGGGTACCAAAGGTGGCCTGCGGACCGACACCGCGGGGCGCGTGCTCGACACCTTCGGCGTGGTGATCCCGGGGCTTTACGCAGCAGGCAACACCATGGCAGCGCCGAGCGGCACTACCTATCCCGGCGGCGGTAATCCAATCGGTACCAGCATGGTCTTCAGTCACTTGGCCGTGCTGGACATGGTGAAAGGGTGCACATGA
- a CDS encoding Rieske 2Fe-2S domain-containing protein, with protein sequence MTDTIREIDTGAAMNRFARGWHCLGLAEDFRDGTPHSVLAFGTKLVVFADSERALHVLDGYCRHMGGDLSRGSVKGDEVACPFHDWRWGGDGRCKLVPYAKRTPRLARTRNWLTTEVNGQLLVWHDPEGSTPAPELTPPTIEGYDEGRWSPWQWSSILIEGAHCREIVDNNVDMAHFFYIHHAYPTFFKNVIEGHTASQFMESKPRADYTADPEKLWEGTHLRSEATYFGPAYMINWLHNDLGPGFTVEVALINCHYPVTHNSFRLQWGVSVQEMPGLPADKAAKLAAAMNRSFGEGFLEDVEIWKNKTRIDNPLLTEEDGAVYQHRRWYQQFYVDAADVTAEMTDRFEQEVDTTHAYDIWQQEVQDNLARRLEHVGQRPSAEQ encoded by the coding sequence ATGACCGACACGATTCGCGAGATCGACACCGGCGCCGCGATGAACCGCTTCGCGCGGGGCTGGCACTGTCTGGGGTTGGCTGAGGACTTCCGCGACGGGACCCCGCACTCCGTCCTGGCTTTCGGCACGAAACTGGTGGTGTTCGCCGATTCGGAACGCGCACTCCACGTTCTCGATGGCTACTGCCGGCACATGGGCGGCGACCTGTCCCGGGGCTCGGTCAAGGGTGATGAGGTGGCCTGCCCGTTCCATGACTGGCGGTGGGGCGGCGACGGCAGATGCAAGCTGGTCCCCTACGCCAAGCGCACACCGCGCCTGGCCCGCACCCGCAACTGGCTCACCACCGAAGTCAACGGGCAGCTCCTGGTCTGGCACGATCCCGAAGGGTCAACGCCGGCACCGGAATTGACGCCGCCGACCATCGAGGGCTACGACGAGGGCCGCTGGTCGCCGTGGCAGTGGAGTTCGATTCTGATCGAAGGTGCCCACTGCCGCGAAATCGTCGACAACAACGTCGACATGGCGCACTTCTTCTACATTCATCACGCCTACCCGACGTTCTTCAAGAATGTCATCGAAGGCCATACCGCCAGCCAGTTCATGGAGTCCAAGCCTCGGGCCGACTACACCGCCGACCCCGAGAAGCTCTGGGAGGGTACCCATCTACGCTCAGAGGCGACGTACTTCGGCCCGGCGTACATGATCAACTGGCTGCACAACGATCTCGGCCCCGGATTCACCGTCGAGGTGGCACTGATCAATTGCCACTATCCGGTGACCCACAACTCGTTCCGGCTGCAGTGGGGGGTGTCGGTGCAGGAGATGCCCGGCCTGCCCGCCGACAAGGCCGCAAAACTCGCCGCGGCGATGAACCGGTCCTTCGGCGAGGGCTTCCTCGAAGATGTGGAGATCTGGAAGAACAAGACCCGCATCGACAATCCACTACTGACCGAGGAGGACGGCGCGGTGTATCAGCACCGCCGCTGGTACCAACAGTTCTACGTCGACGCCGCTGACGTCACCGCCGAGATGACCGACCGCTTCGAGCAGGAGGTCGACACCACCCATGCTTACGACATCTGGCAGCAGGAGGTCCAAGACAACCTGGCGCGCCGTCTCGAGCACGTCGGACAACGACCGTCAGCCGAACAGTGA
- a CDS encoding acetolactate synthase large subunit, whose amino-acid sequence MNGAQALLATLVDGGVEVCFANPGTSEMHFVAALDTVPQMRGVLTLFEGVAAGAADGYARIAGRPAAVLLHLGPGLGNAIANLHNARRAKVPLVVVVGDHATYHKQYDAPLESDIEALAGNVSGWVKRSMATAELAADAAEAIAAARTGQVATLILPADVSWTDGAAPAPRGSLSAVESVDVDAVSAAAQALRSGAPTVLFTGGDANRLAGLTAAARIAAGTGARWLSETFPARLERGAGIPAVERLAYFAEAAEAQLAGARHLILAGASSPVSFFAYPGKRSDLVPEGCEVHVLAGHTGAAAALSALADEVAAGTGAPVPPAARPDPPTGALTAMKVADAVGALLPERTIIVDESNTSGVGLPAATAGAPAHDVLTLTGGAIGYGMPTAVGAAIAAPDRPVLCLQADGSAMYTVSALWSQARENLDVTTVIYNNGAYDILRVELQRVGVETAASPGPKAGDLLDIGRPTLDFVSLAEGMGVPAQRVTTGEELSAALQQAFAEPGPHLIEAMVPSLFG is encoded by the coding sequence GTGAACGGAGCCCAGGCGCTGCTGGCCACTCTCGTCGACGGCGGCGTCGAGGTGTGCTTCGCCAACCCCGGCACGTCCGAGATGCACTTTGTCGCCGCCCTCGACACGGTGCCGCAGATGCGTGGTGTGCTGACGCTGTTCGAGGGGGTGGCCGCCGGTGCGGCGGACGGCTACGCGCGCATCGCCGGGCGCCCCGCCGCGGTGTTGCTGCATCTCGGCCCCGGGCTGGGCAATGCGATTGCCAACCTCCACAACGCCCGTCGCGCGAAGGTGCCGCTGGTGGTGGTGGTCGGCGACCACGCCACCTACCACAAGCAATACGACGCCCCGCTGGAATCCGATATCGAAGCGCTGGCGGGCAACGTGTCCGGCTGGGTCAAACGCAGCATGGCCACCGCCGAATTGGCAGCCGACGCCGCCGAGGCGATCGCCGCGGCCCGCACAGGTCAGGTGGCCACCTTGATCCTCCCGGCGGACGTGTCGTGGACGGACGGAGCGGCGCCCGCCCCGCGGGGATCCCTGTCCGCCGTGGAGTCCGTGGACGTCGATGCCGTGTCGGCAGCTGCACAGGCGTTGCGATCCGGCGCGCCGACGGTGCTGTTCACCGGTGGCGACGCCAACCGGCTCGCCGGCTTGACGGCGGCCGCACGCATCGCGGCCGGGACTGGTGCCCGATGGCTGTCCGAGACGTTCCCGGCCCGGCTCGAACGTGGTGCCGGCATCCCGGCTGTGGAGCGGCTCGCCTACTTCGCCGAGGCGGCCGAGGCGCAACTGGCCGGAGCCCGCCACCTCATCCTCGCGGGCGCGAGTTCACCGGTGTCGTTCTTCGCCTATCCCGGCAAGCGCAGCGACCTGGTGCCCGAAGGCTGTGAAGTCCATGTGCTGGCCGGACACACCGGCGCGGCGGCAGCATTGTCGGCGTTGGCCGATGAGGTCGCTGCCGGTACCGGCGCCCCGGTGCCGCCCGCCGCGCGCCCCGATCCGCCCACCGGTGCCCTGACCGCGATGAAGGTCGCCGACGCCGTCGGGGCCCTACTGCCGGAACGGACCATCATCGTCGACGAATCCAATACCAGCGGGGTCGGACTGCCCGCCGCGACCGCCGGGGCACCCGCACACGATGTGCTGACCCTGACCGGCGGGGCGATCGGCTACGGAATGCCGACGGCCGTCGGCGCCGCCATTGCGGCTCCGGACCGGCCGGTGCTGTGCCTGCAGGCCGACGGGTCGGCGATGTACACCGTCTCGGCGCTGTGGAGCCAGGCCAGGGAAAACCTGGACGTGACCACCGTGATCTACAACAACGGCGCCTACGACATCCTGCGGGTGGAGCTGCAGCGGGTCGGTGTCGAAACCGCAGCCAGCCCGGGGCCCAAGGCCGGCGACCTGCTCGATATCGGCCGTCCCACACTGGATTTCGTATCTCTGGCCGAAGGTATGGGAGTACCTGCCCAGCGCGTCACCACCGGCGAGGAGCTCAGCGCGGCGCTGCAGCAAGCGTTCGCCGAACCGGGCCCGCATCTGATCGAGGCGATGGTCCCGTCACTGTTCGGCTGA